TATAAGGGTTTGTTTCCATCTTGCGAGCATCAATGATTTTGCTATATCCGGTATCAATCCCAGATTCATGTGGTGGTTTGTTTATGGTCTGTATTTAAAGACACGATTATCAATTTGGTTTAATAATTTCTGTTGTCAGATCGATACCGGAAAGAACCTCCACAATTTTGTAATCCTGCAACCCGATCTCCAGTTTTCTTAAACTACCGTCTTTCAGCATTACTGTGCTATCCGGCAACAGACAATTTCTCGGTATAGTCATAACATTTTCTTTGGAAAGAATAATGATATTGGCTTCCGCAGATAAGTTCGGATAAATCACTTCGGGCAAAACATCAAATACGGCATTCACTTTAAAAGTACGGGTTCTTTCTTCCATAATGGGATCGATACTCTTGACCTTTCCCTGAAAAACTTTTCCTTTATAGCTATCCAGCGAAAAAATAACTTGTTGACCTGGCTTAATGCGAACAATATCATATTCATCTACCATTAGTTCGACTTCAAATACTTTAGTATCCCCGATAACTGCCAAAACAGTTTGCGGACCTATCATTTCCCCTTTTTCTTTGAGCACGGAAAAAACAGTGCCGTCAGACTCACTTCTGATGGTGTATTCCTTTTGAAATTCGTTGGTTGCGGCCAGGTTCATTTTAGATTGAGCGTCTGCATATTTCAACTGTCGTCTTAGTTCAGACAATTGTATATTCATTGATTTCAGGTTACTCAAGGAGCTTTCGTATGCCAGCTCCCGTTGCTCAAGTTCTGTTTTAGTACCGATATTCTGAGCCCAGAGATTTCTTTGGCGAACCATCATGATCGAATCATTTGCGAGCTTTTTTTTGGTAAGTCCTATTTGCAAAACTATATCCGTAATTTTATCAGTGTTCGCTTTATATGCAGCCTGTTCGGCTGAAAGTTTTGAAATATTGGTATTGATACCGGCCACCTCATTATAAATTTTGAATAAAGGATCACCTTTTTTAACAGAAGCTCCGGTTTCAGTAAATATTTTTTCAATTCTTCCGGTCACTAATGACATCACCTGATGTTGCCCACCACTTTTAATAATACCGGAAGCATACACTGATTCTGAAATATTTCTGATCTCAGGTTTTATTGTTAATACTTTCTCTTTACAAGCTAATATGCAGAAACAACAAACTAAAAGACTACTTAAAATACGCATACGAACAGTTTTTAATATAATGATGCAATCTAAGAAAATTACTTTAAAACATCTGTATTAATATTCTAATTTTATTTTTTTTGACAGACAAACAATTTATCCTTCAAACAGCGTATTTTTGACCTAAATTTTGAGATTATGAAACATTTTACCTTTCTGGACAAAGAAGAAAAAGCGAATACCATTACGCATGCTGCCGGACTACTACTCATGGTACTTAGCGCTCCGTTGCTGATCAATAAAATGATTGAGGGGGGAGCATGGTTAATTACCGGAGGATTGAGTTTTTGTTTTGGTGCATTATTCGTGTTCTTAAGTTCGACGTTTTATCACTTATCAATACATGAATCTAAAAAGAAACTGTGGCGGACTATAGATCATATCGCTATATTCTTTTTGATTGGTGGGACTTATACTCCATTTATTCTGAAATACTACCCGACATCTGACGGGATGAAATTTTTAGCATTGCACTGGATTTTAATATTAACAGGTATAATTTTTAAAGTATTTTATACCGGAAAGCTCGAAATTGTGTCCACGTTGATGTATGTCTTCTTAGGTTGGATGGTTGTTTTTATTTACCAACCCATCACATCAAATATGAATGACAATGTCTTTATGTGGTTGATGATAGGCGGGATCAGTTATACGATCGGCGTAATATTTTACATTTGGGAAAAACTTCCTTACAATCACAGTATCTGGCATCTGTTTGTCTTAGGTGGTTGCTTTGGACATTATGCCGCGTTGTATAATTTTTGAGGGAACATAAAATATTTACGTAAATCTGATAACAATATCAAATTAGTTTTCTATCCGATTCTAAAATATTACTTTTGACGATTAAATAAAAAGAAAATAGAAAAAAATACATAACCTTATGATTTTCAGCTTATTAACGATTCCTGATTTCGGCAGCTCTGTGGTTTGGTTGAGTCTGTTGACATTGACTTTTCTGGAAATAGTCCTGGGTATTGACAATATCATTTTTATTTCCATTGCAGCCAGTAAATTACCGGAAGAGCAACAAAAAAAGGCTACCAATATCGGGTTAATTCTTGCAATGGTACTCAGAATTGTTTTATTGTTAGGTATCACGGTACTGATTGCAATGAAAGAACCCTGGATAAACATTGAGACAGACTACCTCACAGCCGGATTTTCAGGCCAAAGTCTCATATTGATTGCAGGAGGTATATTTCTCCTTTACAAAAGTGTATCAGAAATACATCATAAACTGGAAGGTATTAATATGCCAAACGGCAATAACAAAGGGAAAGCACTATCTTTATCTTCCGCAATTGTTCAGATTACTGTGATTAATATTGTGTTTTCGTTTGACTCAATACTCACTGCAGTCGGAATGACCAATGGCATCAATGGCGCATTATTTATTATGATTGTGGCAGTCGTATTTTCAGTATTAATCATGATGTTGTTTGCTGTTCCGGTTGGTAGATTTGTAAATAAACATCCTACCATCCAAATGCTGGGTCTCGCATTTTTGATATTAATTGGTTTTATGTTAATCATAGAAGGGGCACACCTGGCTCACCTTTCAATAGTGGGTTCTGAAATCGGAGCTGTGCCGAAAGGATATCTATACTTTGCAATTGCTTTTTCATTGTTGGTAGAGTTTCTGAATATGAAACTAAGAACGCCAAAATCAGATACGGTAGTCTTGCACACAATCTCTGAAAAAGCGCAGGAAATGGGCCTTTTAGACGATAAAATTCAAGATGTAAAATAAAATAAATTCAATGAATATTTTTCGTTTGTTTAGTTTTATAATAATAGGGTTACTACTGAATAGTTGTAGGAATGAGAATGTGTTGTTCCACAAGATTACGGGTAAAACGATGGGGACAACCTACCATATAACGGCACAAACCGCTAACATAGAATCTTTACAATTGGAGATTGACTCATTATTACTGGATTTCAACAATTCATTATCCACTTATATTCCAACTTCCACGATATCCAAATTTAATACAGCAGACAGTATGCTTTGTTTTACAAGTACCGACGATGTCTATTTTATCCCTGTTTTTGAAAAATCTAAAGAAGTCTTTAGAAAAACAGAAGGATACTTTGATCCGTCCATTATGCCTTTAGTAAATTATTATGGCTTTGGTTACACAGAGAAAAAGAAAGTTGTAGAAGCGGACACTGCAAAAATCAAGGAATTACTTAAATTGCTGCAATTTGACAAGGTTTCTATTTTTGAAGACAGCATTCAACAAATTTGTATTTTAAAAGAAATACCCAATGTACAATTGGACTTCAGTGCATTAGCTAAAGGTTACGGGGTGGATATTATTGCAGAATTTCTGGAAAAAAAGAATATCAGAAATTATTTAGTGGAAATAGGAGGAGAAGTAAGAGCTCTGGGCTTGAATGACAAAGGAAAAGAATGGGTAATAGGTATCAACAAACCATCAGAGTCCGCTACACCGGAAGATATTGAATTACCTCTAAAAATATCTAACAGAGCCGTAGCAACCAGTGGAAATTATCGTAATGTCTATGAGAGTAAAGGACAGCAATTTGCACATATTATTGACCCAAAAACAGGATTCAGCAGACAGACAGATATCCTGAGTGCTACTGTGATTGCTAAAGATTGTATGACCGCAGATGCTTATGCAACAGCGTTTATGGTGATGGGAATGGAAAAATCTTTAGAGTTGATAGAACAATTAAATGATATAGAAGCTTGTTTTATATACGATGCCGAAGGTGACGGTATTTTTGAGTTTAGAATTTCTACCGGATTTTCAGGATATTTCCTGCATAATGAACAAAAATAACCTGTATTCTGTCCTGTGTAAAATTTCAATCTTTTAGTGTTGGGCATATTTTCTTAAAGATATCGATGAAAATACAGAGCAATTATTCACTAACATAAAAGCACGGTTTTTCTAATCCTTTGAAATGCAATACTTACATTTACAAAATATATAAGTGAACAAAAATGAAATTTAACCTCGACAAAGATATTGTCTTTTTTGACATAGAATCCACCGGACTGAATGTTATGAGAGACAGAATCATTCAGATTGCTTTAATAAAATATCCGGCTACAGGTGAAGAACCACAGGAATTATCCATGCTTATTAATCCCGGCATTCCCATTTCTGATGAAGCAATGGCAGTACACGGTATTACTCCTGAGATGGTAAAGAATAAGCCGGTTTTTGCACAGGTGGCAAAAGATTTATATGAATTTATAGGAGCATCGGATCTCGGAGGATATAATTCTGACAGATTTGATATTCCTATGCTGATGGAAGAATTTCACAGAGTTGGATATGACTTTGATGTATCGGGGAGGAGACTTATCGACGCTCAAAAGATTTTCTACAAAATGGAACCTCGTACACTCAAAGCAGCTTACAAATTGTATTGCGATAAAGATCTCGAAGGCGCACATGATGCTTTGGCTGATGTTAAAGCGACTGTAGATGTTTTAAAGGGTCAGCTAAAAAGATACGAAGGCGTTGATTATGTTGACGGAGATGGATTTACAATTCCGACACCTATCAAAAATGACATTCAGGCACTTGCTGATTTTACAACCGAACAAAATTCACTCGATATCACTCAGAGATTAAAGTACAACCCAAAAGGAGAAGTAATATTCAATTTTGGAAAATATACCGGTCATGTAGTAAAAACAGTTTTCAAACAAGAACCTTCCTATTACCACTGGATAATGGAGAAAGAATTTTCAGCTCAGGTAAAACAAATGGTAAAAAAGATTTATGAAGAATCCAATAAATAAATGTTGGTGACCAAAATAAAAAGATTAAATCACTTTATTCTTATATCTGCATTAAATGCGATAATTTTGGTTTCCTGTTACGAGCGGAAAGAAGGTTGTCTTGATATGGAAGCTTCCAACTTTGATTTCACAGCAGATGATGCATGTGGTGAATGTTGTACAGATCCGGTTTTTTCAGTTTCCGTGAGGCATCTGACAAATAATTATCTGATTAATCCTGATTCTGTTTTGTTTACTAATTTGGGTCAATCATATAAAATTATTAATTTTTCCTATTATTTATCCGGTTTTGAATTAATAATGGATGACGGGAGAAAGATTTCCATTTCTGAAACTATCGAATTTAAATCACCGGATGGCAATACGATAACCACGCCGGATGATTTTAAAATATGGCGGTTGACAAATCCAAGTCACTCATTAGGCAAATTAAGAGAATATGGAAATGTAAGACAGATTACCTTCATATTAGGAGTAAAGGATGATTGGCTGACCTATGAGCCCGTAAATTTACCACTTAATCATGTTTTGAATGATAGTCTGAAATTACAGCGACCGGATGGCACTTTAGTCCATCAGCGAATCAGCATTGTACAAGGTGAAGAATTTCAGGACACACTGAACTTGTTCGTAAAAGGCATAGGAGGAAGTGTAACTTATAACCTTGATACAGTGTTTACCAAACCAATCGGACAAAATATGAACCTTGTGATCAAAGCGGATTATTCAAAATGGTTATTAAATTCTGATTTGCAAAAAAAAGTATCAGAAATAGAAATGGCATTAAAAGAAAACTCTAAAGGCATATTTAGCGTTAATTGAAAATATCAGATATTC
The genomic region above belongs to Saprospiraceae bacterium and contains:
- a CDS encoding efflux RND transporter periplasmic adaptor subunit; its protein translation is MRILSSLLVCCFCILACKEKVLTIKPEIRNISESVYASGIIKSGGQHQVMSLVTGRIEKIFTETGASVKKGDPLFKIYNEVAGINTNISKLSAEQAAYKANTDKITDIVLQIGLTKKKLANDSIMMVRQRNLWAQNIGTKTELEQRELAYESSLSNLKSMNIQLSELRRQLKYADAQSKMNLAATNEFQKEYTIRSESDGTVFSVLKEKGEMIGPQTVLAVIGDTKVFEVELMVDEYDIVRIKPGQQVIFSLDSYKGKVFQGKVKSIDPIMEERTRTFKVNAVFDVLPEVIYPNLSAEANIIILSKENVMTIPRNCLLPDSTVMLKDGSLRKLEIGLQDYKIVEVLSGIDLTTEIIKPN
- a CDS encoding hemolysin III family protein — translated: MKHFTFLDKEEKANTITHAAGLLLMVLSAPLLINKMIEGGAWLITGGLSFCFGALFVFLSSTFYHLSIHESKKKLWRTIDHIAIFFLIGGTYTPFILKYYPTSDGMKFLALHWILILTGIIFKVFYTGKLEIVSTLMYVFLGWMVVFIYQPITSNMNDNVFMWLMIGGISYTIGVIFYIWEKLPYNHSIWHLFVLGGCFGHYAALYNF
- a CDS encoding TerC family protein, with product MIFSLLTIPDFGSSVVWLSLLTLTFLEIVLGIDNIIFISIAASKLPEEQQKKATNIGLILAMVLRIVLLLGITVLIAMKEPWINIETDYLTAGFSGQSLILIAGGIFLLYKSVSEIHHKLEGINMPNGNNKGKALSLSSAIVQITVINIVFSFDSILTAVGMTNGINGALFIMIVAVVFSVLIMMLFAVPVGRFVNKHPTIQMLGLAFLILIGFMLIIEGAHLAHLSIVGSEIGAVPKGYLYFAIAFSLLVEFLNMKLRTPKSDTVVLHTISEKAQEMGLLDDKIQDVK
- a CDS encoding FAD:protein FMN transferase; translation: MNIFRLFSFIIIGLLLNSCRNENVLFHKITGKTMGTTYHITAQTANIESLQLEIDSLLLDFNNSLSTYIPTSTISKFNTADSMLCFTSTDDVYFIPVFEKSKEVFRKTEGYFDPSIMPLVNYYGFGYTEKKKVVEADTAKIKELLKLLQFDKVSIFEDSIQQICILKEIPNVQLDFSALAKGYGVDIIAEFLEKKNIRNYLVEIGGEVRALGLNDKGKEWVIGINKPSESATPEDIELPLKISNRAVATSGNYRNVYESKGQQFAHIIDPKTGFSRQTDILSATVIAKDCMTADAYATAFMVMGMEKSLELIEQLNDIEACFIYDAEGDGIFEFRISTGFSGYFLHNEQK
- a CDS encoding 3'-5' exonuclease; its protein translation is MKFNLDKDIVFFDIESTGLNVMRDRIIQIALIKYPATGEEPQELSMLINPGIPISDEAMAVHGITPEMVKNKPVFAQVAKDLYEFIGASDLGGYNSDRFDIPMLMEEFHRVGYDFDVSGRRLIDAQKIFYKMEPRTLKAAYKLYCDKDLEGAHDALADVKATVDVLKGQLKRYEGVDYVDGDGFTIPTPIKNDIQALADFTTEQNSLDITQRLKYNPKGEVIFNFGKYTGHVVKTVFKQEPSYYHWIMEKEFSAQVKQMVKKIYEESNK